From Ancylomarina subtilis:
TTTCAAATTAGAATTCTTGTCGCCAATTCGTCGTGGAATTGCTAATATGAGAGGTTTGGCTTATGTGGGTGACACCATTGTAGCTGAAGGTGAGTTTATGGCTCAGATTGCGAAAAAGCAATAATTTTTTTGTGCTGGGTATTTTAGACTAGAATAGAAATTTTCATCTATCGGAAAGAAGAATAAGGCTTTCGGTTTTACTCTTCCGAAGTGTAAATAAAAAATATAAAATGAAGCAACCCTTAGCTTATGTACATCCGGAGGCAAAAATTGCCGACAATGTGGTTATCGAGCCTTTCGTTACCATTGACAAGGATGTCGTGATTGAAGAAGGAACACGTATTGGTTCAAATGCAACCATTCTTGAAGGAACACGTATTGGAAAAAATTGTAATGTTTTTCCAGGTGCTGTTATTGGCGCTGTTCCTCAGGATTTAAAATATCGTGGTGAAAAAACAACCGTTGAGATTGGGAACAATACAACAATTCGCGAATGTGTAACCATTAACCGTGGTACCTCTGCAAAAGGTAAAACAATTGTGGGAGATAACTGTTTATTGATGGCCTATTCACATATTGCTCACGATTGTGTGTTGGGTAATAACATTATTGTAGGTAATGCGTCTCAAATTGCAGGTGAAGTTGTGATTGATGATTTTGCCATCTTAAGTGGATTGGTAGCCGTTCATCAGTTTGTACACATTGGTTCTCATGTGATGATTTCGGGTGGATCTCTTGTTCGTAAGGATGTTCCTCCTTTTGTGAAAGCTGCTCGCGAGCCCGTTTCTTATGTTGGAGTTAACTCTATAGGTTTACGTCGTCGTGAATATTCAAATGAGAAAATTCGTGAGATTCAGGATGTGTATCGTTACCTGTATCAAAAAGGGATGAATAATTTTGCCGCAATTGAAGCCATTGAAGCTGAAATGCCTGCTTCACCAGAGCGTGACGAGATTATTCTTTTCGTGAAGAATTCAAAAAGAGGTATTATGCGTGGGTATTTCCCAGAGTAAAATCTTATTGATATTATATAGAAAAAGCGCTTGTTTCAATTAAGAAACAAGCGCTTTTTGTTTTTATACGAAAACCTGACTGGTTTGATTTGAATAATATAAATAAACCTGTCAGGTTGGTACTCTTTAAATAATAAAATAGGCAGCCTCTTTCGAAACTGCCTGTTCTTTATATATTGAATTTGGATTGTTTGTGATGAATAATAAAGTATTTTTTTATCCATTAACACATCAGCGTATCATCACATCTCTTAATCTATTCTGTAAAGTTGGTCCAACCTTGAGCCTGAAGTGCAATTTCGGTATTGTCGCGGGCAACCATATATTTCCCTTTGCTTGCGTCGCAGATATGACCGATAACTTTGACATCAGGAATTTTTTCAATTTCTTCAAATTTGTCAAGAGGCACTGTAAAAAGGAGTTCGTAATCCTCACCACCATTAAGGGCAAAAATCGAATAGTTCATATTCAATTCTTCAGCCATTTTATGTGTTTCGTAATCGATAGGAATTTTCTCTTCGTAAATTTGGCAGCCCACATTTGATTCTTCGCAAATATGGAAGAGTTCTGATGATAAACCATCAGAAATATCAATCATCGATGTCGGAACGATTTTAGCATCCTGTAAGCTCTCGAAGATATCTTTTCTGGCCTCAGGTTTCAATTGACGTTCCAGGATATAATCGTGCCCTGTTAAGTCAGGCTGAATGTTAGGATTGTTCTCGAAAATACGTTTTTCTCTATCCAAAAGTTGAAGGCCTGCATATGCCGCCCCTAAATCACCAGTCACACAAATTAAATCGTTTACTTTTGCTCCACTACGGTAAGCCAATTGATCTTCGTCAGCTTCACCAATAGCAGTAACAGAAATACAAAGACCTGTTAATGATGACGTGGTATCGCCACCAACTAAATCAACATTATACTTCTCGCAAGCCATATTGATTCCTTCGTAAATTTCATCAATTGCTTCAAGCGTAAAACGCTTAGATATGGCTATAGAAACAGTCACCTGCTTGGGTTCAGCATTCATCGCATAAACATCAGAAACATTTACAACAATGGCTTTATATCCCAAATGACGAAGTGGGGTATACATCAAATCAAAATGGATGCCTTCAACCAAAAGATCGGTTGTCACAATAGTCTTTTTACCTGATTGATTTAAAACGGCTGCATCATCCCCAATGCCCTTAAGGGTTGATGTTTGATTTAATTTAATGCTTTTGCTGAGGTGTTTGATCAAACCAAACTCACCCAGTGTCGATATATCGGTTCCTTGTGTATTGTTTTCCTGCATGATATCATTTATATGATGAAACTAGTTTTGATAAAATGCCGATATATAAATGAAGAGAGTTTAGGAGTGTAACGAACTGGACTCTATATTCATTTAATAATCGGTATAATAAGCTGATTTCTAAATTTAGAATTTGCTGGCAAAGGTAGAGAAAAAAATAGGAATGGGTAAATCTAGTTTTAACCAGTACTTTCCCATTTCATTTATCTCATTTTTGCTACCCGTGTATATTTAATCAGGGTTCGAGCTGTAACAGCTCCCTCAAAATGCTGAACGAGATTAAATTGCTTGTCGAAAATAAAGAGGCAGGGCAATGATTTTGATCCGAAGGCTTCCTCGAATTCATTGTTTTCATATCTCAGTACTCTAATATTTGATTTTTCAGTCAGTTTATTTTTCTCCATAAAAGTATTAATATTTGGAGTTTTGTCTGTTGTTACAAATACCAATTCGAAGTCTTTGTACTCCTCAAAATAATGAGCGATAATTTTGGCTTCCTTATGACAGTAAGGACAAAAATTACCAAAATGAATCACTAGTGTTGGTTTGCCTATTTGTAAATTGGCTTTGGTAAAAACCTTGCCTAAGGTATCCTGGAAACAGAATTCAGGCATTTCAGTGAGTTCAACCTTTGTCTCTTCAGCTAATTCATTCTCTTTATTTATTTGCTGAGTTTTTATAAGAATTCCAATTAGGATTACTAATATGACTGCTATGCTTAGTATGGCTATTTTTCTGTTCATAATTGTATGTTTAGTATTATCTTTTTAGTCGAATAAGAAGCATAAGTAGAGTTTATATGGTGATACAATATGAAATACAATAAAATAGCCGACGAAGGGTATCCACATCTTTTTTAAAAGTTCGGTGTATTTATACTTAACTAAACCTTCTAAAAAGAATGGAATAAGTAGCACAAAGATAAGAGACTGAAGATTCATATCAGAGAATAGATAATTGTACCATTGGTATTCTTCGGGGGATTCCATGAATGTTTGAATGGATG
This genomic window contains:
- a CDS encoding TlpA family protein disulfide reductase, whose protein sequence is MNRKIAILSIAVILVILIGILIKTQQINKENELAEETKVELTEMPEFCFQDTLGKVFTKANLQIGKPTLVIHFGNFCPYCHKEAKIIAHYFEEYKDFELVFVTTDKTPNINTFMEKNKLTEKSNIRVLRYENNEFEEAFGSKSLPCLFIFDKQFNLVQHFEGAVTARTLIKYTRVAKMR
- the lpxA gene encoding acyl-ACP--UDP-N-acetylglucosamine O-acyltransferase encodes the protein MKQPLAYVHPEAKIADNVVIEPFVTIDKDVVIEEGTRIGSNATILEGTRIGKNCNVFPGAVIGAVPQDLKYRGEKTTVEIGNNTTIRECVTINRGTSAKGKTIVGDNCLLMAYSHIAHDCVLGNNIIVGNASQIAGEVVIDDFAILSGLVAVHQFVHIGSHVMISGGSLVRKDVPPFVKAAREPVSYVGVNSIGLRRREYSNEKIREIQDVYRYLYQKGMNNFAAIEAIEAEMPASPERDEIILFVKNSKRGIMRGYFPE
- the thiL gene encoding thiamine-phosphate kinase gives rise to the protein MQENNTQGTDISTLGEFGLIKHLSKSIKLNQTSTLKGIGDDAAVLNQSGKKTIVTTDLLVEGIHFDLMYTPLRHLGYKAIVVNVSDVYAMNAEPKQVTVSIAISKRFTLEAIDEIYEGINMACEKYNVDLVGGDTTSSLTGLCISVTAIGEADEDQLAYRSGAKVNDLICVTGDLGAAYAGLQLLDREKRIFENNPNIQPDLTGHDYILERQLKPEARKDIFESLQDAKIVPTSMIDISDGLSSELFHICEESNVGCQIYEEKIPIDYETHKMAEELNMNYSIFALNGGEDYELLFTVPLDKFEEIEKIPDVKVIGHICDASKGKYMVARDNTEIALQAQGWTNFTE